The Blautia hydrogenotrophica DSM 10507 genome window below encodes:
- a CDS encoding CoA transferase subunit A has translation MNKVVDIKTAIDKIRSGDSIMLGGFTNFGCPLHLLYELAKRPQVNNLTLISEDLGYGGLPYLQGPGRLFENEQVSKSITSFIGANPDANRLIFEKKLNVELVPQGTLTERIRAGGAGIGGFYTPTGVGTVAEEGKETKMINGKKHILELPLRANVALVKAYKADRQGNAIFKYTAANFNTVMATAADLVILEVEKLVEVGEIEPDQVQLPGIFIDNIVLAEEAIF, from the coding sequence ATGAATAAGGTAGTTGATATCAAAACTGCAATTGACAAAATTCGGAGTGGAGATTCGATCATGCTGGGGGGTTTTACGAATTTCGGGTGTCCTTTGCATTTATTATATGAGTTGGCGAAAAGACCACAGGTCAATAATTTGACATTGATTTCTGAAGACTTGGGTTATGGTGGATTGCCATATTTACAAGGTCCGGGACGACTGTTTGAAAATGAACAGGTAAGTAAAAGTATTACCTCTTTTATAGGAGCAAATCCAGATGCGAATCGCTTGATCTTCGAAAAAAAATTAAATGTGGAGTTAGTTCCCCAGGGAACCTTGACAGAACGTATACGGGCAGGTGGAGCTGGCATTGGAGGCTTTTACACACCTACAGGAGTAGGGACTGTGGCAGAAGAAGGAAAAGAAACGAAAATGATCAATGGTAAAAAGCACATATTGGAACTTCCACTTCGAGCAAATGTGGCTTTGGTTAAGGCTTATAAAGCGGATAGGCAGGGAAATGCGATTTTCAAATATACGGCAGCTAATTTTAATACGGTTATGGCAACAGCAGCCGATCTGGTTATTTTAGAGGTAGAGAAGCTGGTAGAAGTGGGGGAAATTGAGCCGGATCAAGTGCAGCTTCCAGGAATTTTTATCGACAATATTGTGCTGGCGGAGGAGGCGATATTCTAA
- a CDS encoding HAD family hydrolase gives MKTYPYAIFDMDGTLLDSMKVWKNLGRNYLELIGIRPPEDLEEHLATMSMLEGAEYFHRELGVKATPQEIIRGLNRQIEDAYRETLPLKKGVREYLSYLQEQGVKMGVLTATPSYMAKLAFDRLNIGKYFEFVMDCEEAGGGKTEPGCYMEATRRLGGKPWETTVYEDADFALETAKKAGFYTVGIFDETMADRRAYLQELCDRYVDSYVQLQG, from the coding sequence ATGAAAACTTATCCTTATGCGATATTTGACATGGATGGAACTCTTTTGGATTCCATGAAAGTGTGGAAAAATTTAGGGCGCAATTATCTGGAGCTTATAGGAATCAGACCGCCGGAGGATTTAGAGGAACATCTAGCTACTATGAGTATGCTAGAAGGAGCGGAGTACTTTCACAGAGAGTTGGGAGTGAAGGCCACACCTCAGGAGATTATTCGGGGGTTAAACAGGCAGATTGAAGATGCCTACAGGGAGACCCTGCCTTTGAAGAAAGGAGTCAGGGAATACCTGTCTTATTTGCAGGAGCAAGGAGTTAAAATGGGAGTGCTCACGGCGACTCCGTCTTACATGGCGAAACTGGCTTTTGACAGATTAAATATTGGAAAATATTTTGAATTTGTGATGGACTGTGAGGAAGCCGGAGGAGGAAAGACAGAACCGGGATGTTATATGGAAGCGACCCGGCGACTAGGCGGAAAGCCTTGGGAGACAACCGTGTATGAAGATGCGGATTTTGCTCTAGAGACAGCGAAAAAAGCAGGTTTTTATACAGTAGGAATTTTCGATGAGACGATGGCAGACCGCAGAGCTTATCTGCAAGAGTTGTGTGATAGATATGTGGACAGTTATGTGCAGCTGCAAGGATAA
- a CDS encoding CoA-transferase, which translates to MAGKREMIAKNIAAMLHDGDVVNLGVGIPTLVGNYVPEGMTVWFQGENGCIGVDKELPFPWDFDNYESVVGWMKRNGGEDGDWKVGHKDLGNANDIFVTLLPGACCFDSALSFAIIRGGHLDATVLGALEVDMEGNLANWMIPGKKLSGMGGAMDLVSGSKRVIVATEHCNKYGVPKLLKKCTLPLTAVECVNTIVTELCVIQCKNHKMTVTAMAPGITREELQAKTDAPLYFADEVCEMLM; encoded by the coding sequence ATGGCAGGTAAGAGAGAAATGATTGCAAAAAATATTGCGGCGATGCTGCATGATGGTGATGTTGTGAATTTAGGTGTGGGTATTCCGACTCTAGTAGGAAATTATGTACCGGAAGGCATGACCGTATGGTTTCAAGGAGAGAATGGCTGTATTGGGGTAGATAAAGAATTACCATTCCCGTGGGACTTTGATAATTATGAAAGTGTTGTGGGATGGATGAAGAGAAACGGAGGAGAAGACGGAGACTGGAAAGTGGGTCATAAAGATTTGGGAAATGCAAATGACATATTTGTTACATTGCTTCCAGGAGCGTGTTGTTTTGACAGTGCGCTTTCCTTTGCGATTATCAGAGGCGGGCATTTAGATGCTACTGTCTTGGGAGCGTTAGAAGTGGATATGGAGGGAAATCTTGCAAATTGGATGATTCCGGGTAAAAAGCTCAGCGGTATGGGCGGAGCGATGGATCTGGTAAGTGGTTCGAAGAGGGTAATTGTGGCTACAGAACATTGTAATAAATATGGTGTCCCAAAACTATTGAAAAAATGTACACTTCCGCTGACCGCCGTGGAATGTGTAAACACGATTGTCACGGAACTTTGCGTCATTCAGTGCAAGAATCATAAGATGACTGTCACGGCCATGGCACCGGGCATCACCCGGGAGGAGCTGCAGGCCAAGACGGACGCGCCTCTGTATTTCGCGGACGAGGTCTGCGAGATGCTGATGTAA
- a CDS encoding DMT family transporter yields MKNVQLRNSFLLLLTAFIWGTSFVAQSVGTDYVQPFTFNGIRSLIGSLVLLPCIAFLDRKTSSPPKSPKNSKDLILGGTLCGILLFAAANFQQFGIQYTTVGKTGFITACYIVIIPIFGLFLKKKCTPFIWLSVLLALVGLYFLCITTDSLSINFGDFLVFICAILFSFHILVIDHFSPLTNGIKLSCIQFFVCGILSIICMFLFEQPDISLILSAWAPLMYAGVLSCGVAYTLQIVGQKDMNPTVAALILSLESCISVLAGWILLGEALSHREIWGCILMFTAIILAQLPVKPSSVDN; encoded by the coding sequence ATGAAAAACGTACAACTGCGCAACTCTTTTCTTCTGCTGCTTACCGCATTTATCTGGGGCACGTCCTTCGTCGCTCAAAGTGTGGGAACCGACTATGTTCAGCCTTTCACTTTCAATGGCATCCGTTCTCTGATCGGAAGTCTTGTTCTGCTCCCCTGTATTGCTTTCCTTGACCGAAAAACTTCCTCTCCCCCAAAGTCACCGAAAAATTCCAAAGATCTGATTCTTGGTGGTACCTTGTGCGGGATACTGCTGTTCGCTGCCGCTAATTTTCAGCAATTCGGCATTCAATATACAACTGTCGGCAAAACTGGTTTTATCACTGCCTGCTACATCGTTATCATTCCTATCTTCGGCCTGTTTTTGAAGAAAAAATGCACCCCTTTCATCTGGCTCAGCGTCCTGCTCGCTTTAGTGGGACTCTACTTTCTGTGTATCACAACCGATTCTCTCTCCATAAATTTTGGAGATTTTCTGGTGTTTATTTGTGCAATTTTGTTTTCATTCCACATCCTGGTCATTGACCACTTTTCACCTCTGACCAATGGAATAAAGCTATCCTGCATCCAATTTTTCGTGTGCGGTATTTTATCTATCATCTGTATGTTTCTCTTTGAACAACCAGACATTTCCCTTATTCTCTCGGCCTGGGCGCCTCTAATGTACGCAGGAGTTCTCTCTTGTGGTGTAGCCTATACCTTACAGATTGTAGGTCAAAAGGATATGAATCCCACTGTCGCCGCCCTGATACTCAGCCTGGAGTCTTGTATTTCCGTGCTGGCTGGCTGGATTCTTCTAGGAGAGGCTTTGAGCCATCGGGAAATTTGGGGCTGTATTCTCATGTTCACCGCAATTATTCTAGCACAGCTCCCAGTTAAACCTTCCTCGGTAGACAACTAA
- a CDS encoding NCS2 family permease, translating into MNLEKFFHLKENNTTVKTEILAGITTFMTMAYILAVNPNILSSTGMDHGAVFTATAVAAFLGTLCMALFANYPFALAPGMGLNAYFAYTVVLGMGYSWKVALAAVLVEGIIFIVLSLLNVREAIFDAIPFNLKKAVSVGIGLFIAFIGLQNAKIVIGGSTLLSLFSVDNYNAILQKDATVNGTEFVAASANDVGITVLLAIIGIIITGVLVAKNIKGNILWGILITWLLGIICQFTGLYVPNPDLGYYSLLPDFSSGISIPSLSPIFAKFSLEGIPILEFIVIVFAFLFVDLFDTLGTLIGVSAKADMLDKDGKLPRIKGALMADAVATTAGAVLGTSTTTTFVESASGVTEGGRTGLTAITTAILFGLSLFLSPIFLAIPSFATAPALVIVGFYMLSAVSDIKFSDPAEGIPAFICIAAMPFFYSISEGISMGVISYVALNLLIGKGKKVSPVMYILAILFILKYILI; encoded by the coding sequence ATGAACCTAGAGAAATTCTTTCATTTGAAAGAAAACAACACCACAGTTAAGACCGAGATTCTAGCAGGAATTACCACGTTCATGACCATGGCCTATATTCTGGCCGTAAATCCTAACATTCTATCCTCAACTGGGATGGATCACGGCGCGGTATTCACCGCTACCGCAGTAGCGGCCTTTCTTGGAACACTATGTATGGCCCTGTTTGCCAACTATCCATTTGCTCTGGCTCCTGGAATGGGCCTGAATGCTTACTTTGCATACACAGTCGTTCTTGGAATGGGATATTCCTGGAAAGTTGCCCTGGCCGCTGTTCTCGTGGAAGGTATTATCTTCATCGTGCTCTCTCTTTTGAATGTACGAGAAGCCATCTTCGATGCAATACCTTTTAATTTGAAAAAAGCTGTCAGTGTGGGAATTGGTTTGTTTATTGCATTTATTGGCCTGCAAAACGCCAAGATCGTAATTGGTGGTTCCACTTTGTTAAGCCTGTTCTCGGTAGATAACTATAATGCCATTTTACAGAAAGACGCCACTGTGAATGGTACTGAATTCGTAGCAGCCTCAGCAAATGATGTGGGAATCACTGTATTATTAGCAATTATTGGAATCATCATCACAGGGGTTCTGGTAGCTAAAAACATCAAGGGAAATATCTTGTGGGGTATTTTGATTACTTGGCTTTTGGGAATTATCTGTCAGTTTACAGGTCTTTATGTCCCGAATCCTGATCTCGGATACTATTCCTTACTTCCAGATTTCAGCAGTGGTATTTCCATTCCAAGTCTGTCTCCAATCTTCGCAAAATTCAGTTTGGAAGGTATCCCGATTTTGGAATTTATCGTCATTGTTTTCGCCTTTTTGTTTGTAGATCTGTTCGACACTCTGGGAACTTTAATCGGTGTATCTGCAAAAGCTGATATGCTGGACAAAGATGGAAAACTGCCACGTATCAAAGGTGCCCTCATGGCCGACGCTGTAGCTACAACTGCTGGTGCGGTACTGGGTACTTCCACGACTACTACCTTCGTAGAAAGTGCTTCCGGTGTCACTGAGGGAGGACGTACCGGCCTGACAGCCATTACAACCGCTATTTTGTTTGGGTTGTCCTTATTCCTATCACCTATTTTCCTGGCGATCCCTTCCTTTGCCACTGCTCCTGCTCTGGTAATTGTAGGATTCTATATGCTAAGTGCAGTGTCAGACATTAAGTTTTCTGACCCTGCTGAAGGAATTCCGGCTTTCATCTGTATAGCGGCAATGCCTTTCTTCTACAGTATCTCAGAAGGCATCTCCATGGGTGTCATCTCTTACGTTGCCTTAAACCTTCTGATCGGCAAAGGAAAGAAAGTGAGCCCGGTTATGTATATACTGGCGATACTATTTATTCTAAAATATATTTTGATTTAA
- a CDS encoding 4Fe-4S dicluster domain-containing protein, translating into MATLTISPLEEKRVKAMGFLSNKGTDNFSARIITVNGKITAEQQKVIAEAAEKFGNGIITFTTRLTIEVQGVPFDQIEAFQEYIAKAGLKTGGTGSVVRPVVSCKGTTCQYGLLDSFAISEEIHHRFYEGYHTVKLPHKFKIAVGGCPNNCVKPDLNDIGIIGQLVPQFDEDECNGCKKCSVIDACPVNAVKMVDGVAEIDPDICTNCGRCIGHCHFDALEEGKPGFKIYIGGRWGKKVAQGRALGKVFETKEEALDVIEKAILLFREQGKTGERFAKTIERLGFENVEKQLLSNDLLDRKQAILDAELHLTGGATC; encoded by the coding sequence ATGGCAACTTTAACTATCAGCCCCTTGGAAGAAAAAAGAGTCAAAGCTATGGGTTTTCTCAGCAACAAAGGGACCGATAACTTCTCAGCGAGAATTATCACCGTAAATGGAAAAATCACTGCTGAACAGCAGAAAGTGATCGCTGAGGCAGCAGAAAAATTTGGAAACGGAATCATCACTTTTACCACCCGTCTGACTATCGAAGTTCAGGGCGTGCCTTTTGATCAGATCGAGGCATTCCAAGAATACATCGCAAAGGCAGGGCTCAAAACCGGAGGTACTGGTTCCGTGGTTCGTCCTGTGGTCTCCTGCAAAGGCACCACCTGTCAGTATGGCCTTTTGGATTCCTTCGCCATCTCCGAGGAAATTCACCATCGTTTCTACGAGGGCTACCACACGGTAAAACTACCGCACAAGTTCAAAATCGCCGTGGGCGGATGTCCAAACAACTGTGTAAAGCCAGATCTGAATGATATTGGAATCATCGGGCAGCTGGTTCCCCAATTTGACGAAGATGAATGCAACGGTTGCAAAAAGTGCAGCGTCATTGACGCCTGTCCCGTCAATGCTGTCAAGATGGTCGACGGCGTTGCTGAAATCGATCCTGATATCTGCACAAACTGCGGACGCTGCATCGGACATTGCCATTTCGATGCCCTAGAGGAAGGAAAACCCGGATTTAAAATTTACATCGGCGGACGTTGGGGCAAAAAGGTCGCTCAGGGCCGCGCTCTCGGCAAAGTTTTTGAGACCAAGGAAGAGGCTTTAGATGTCATCGAGAAAGCAATTTTACTCTTCCGTGAGCAGGGAAAAACCGGGGAGCGTTTTGCAAAAACGATCGAGCGCCTGGGCTTTGAGAACGTGGAAAAGCAGCTTTTATCCAATGATCTGCTCGACAGAAAGCAGGCTATTTTAGATGCAGAGCTTCATCTGACCGGAGGAGCTACCTGTTAA
- a CDS encoding AI-2E family transporter produces MRLDKENMKKMMGLIVFTILILVGLQNFDKVLGIVGLLWQILFPFVLGAAMAFILNVPMHFLEEKLFVRKDGSKRRFARPVSLIGALCLVVCIILLVVLVVVPELGKTLVALGKTIESTVPQVQRWAAELFQDNEQISEWIAQLDLDWHKALASALDVLRNGASSVLSSTWTVTMGIVKAMTNGCIGFVFACYILLQKEKLGRQVKMALRAILPEKSETYTFHVLSLSYRTFANFVTGQCIEAVILGTMFFVLLTILKFPYALLIGVLIGFTALIPIFGAFIGCAVSVLLLLMVSPAKALIFIVIFLILQQIEGNLIYPHVVGGSVGLPSIWVLVAVTVGGNLMGVAGMLIFIPLTSVVYSLFREWVHYRLEIRKKEMGEEVEEDMES; encoded by the coding sequence ATGCGATTAGACAAAGAGAATATGAAAAAAATGATGGGTTTGATCGTCTTTACCATCTTGATATTAGTTGGCCTGCAAAATTTCGATAAGGTCTTGGGGATTGTAGGATTATTATGGCAGATTCTCTTTCCGTTTGTGTTGGGAGCAGCGATGGCATTTATTCTAAATGTCCCTATGCATTTTTTAGAAGAAAAATTATTTGTACGTAAAGACGGTAGCAAGCGCAGATTTGCCAGACCTGTATCTTTGATAGGAGCGTTGTGTCTGGTGGTTTGCATCATTTTGTTAGTGGTCCTGGTGGTGGTACCGGAACTTGGGAAAACTTTGGTAGCATTGGGCAAAACGATTGAGAGTACGGTTCCTCAGGTACAAAGATGGGCGGCAGAGCTGTTTCAGGATAACGAACAAATCTCAGAATGGATTGCGCAGTTGGATTTGGATTGGCACAAGGCACTTGCTTCTGCTCTAGATGTACTTAGAAATGGAGCCAGTAGTGTGCTCAGTTCCACTTGGACGGTGACGATGGGAATTGTTAAAGCCATGACGAATGGCTGTATTGGCTTTGTATTTGCTTGTTATATATTACTTCAAAAGGAGAAACTGGGACGTCAGGTTAAAATGGCTCTGAGAGCGATTCTACCGGAAAAATCTGAAACATATACGTTTCATGTTTTAAGCTTGAGTTACCGGACATTTGCCAATTTTGTCACGGGCCAGTGCATAGAGGCTGTGATCTTAGGGACGATGTTTTTTGTGCTTCTGACCATTTTAAAATTTCCCTATGCACTTTTAATCGGAGTATTAATTGGTTTTACCGCGCTGATACCGATTTTTGGAGCGTTTATCGGATGTGCAGTCAGCGTTTTGTTGCTGTTGATGGTGAGTCCTGCGAAGGCGTTGATATTTATAGTGATTTTTTTGATTCTTCAGCAGATCGAGGGAAACTTGATCTATCCGCATGTGGTGGGCGGTTCTGTTGGACTTCCGTCGATTTGGGTGCTAGTGGCTGTGACTGTGGGAGGAAATTTGATGGGAGTCGCGGGTATGCTGATTTTTATTCCGTTGACTTCTGTAGTGTATTCTCTTTTTCGAGAATGGGTGCATTACCGTTTGGAGATAAGAAAAAAGGAGATGGGGGAAGAAGTAGAAGAAGACATGGAGTCTTAA